The Paracoccus sp. MC1862 genome includes a window with the following:
- a CDS encoding HpcH/HpaI aldolase/citrate lyase family protein produces the protein MPAPENRFKSRLAAGETLIGAWVGLADAYAAEITATAGFDWLLIDGEHAPNDLRSILAQLRVVEASGSAPVVRLPMGETWAIKQALDIGAQSLLIPMVESAAQAVQLVRATRYAPNGNRGVGAALARASGFSAIPDYLATADAQIWLGVQVETRAGLAALDGILTVEGVDGVFIGPSDLAADMGFPGQLDHPEVQQAVRAALRVIAASGKAPGILWTDEANARNAVADGARFVATAIDVTTYATAIRDAAARGLALKP, from the coding sequence ATGCCCGCCCCCGAGAACCGCTTCAAATCCCGCCTTGCGGCCGGAGAGACCCTGATCGGCGCCTGGGTCGGGCTGGCCGACGCCTATGCCGCCGAGATCACCGCCACCGCCGGCTTCGACTGGCTGCTGATCGACGGGGAACACGCGCCGAACGACCTCCGCTCGATCCTCGCGCAACTGCGGGTGGTCGAGGCGTCCGGCAGCGCCCCCGTGGTGCGCCTGCCGATGGGAGAGACCTGGGCGATCAAGCAGGCGCTCGACATCGGCGCTCAGTCGCTGCTGATCCCCATGGTCGAAAGCGCCGCGCAGGCCGTGCAACTGGTCCGCGCCACCCGTTATGCGCCGAACGGCAACCGCGGGGTGGGGGCGGCGCTGGCGCGGGCCTCGGGCTTTTCCGCGATCCCGGACTACCTTGCCACGGCGGATGCGCAGATCTGGCTGGGGGTGCAGGTGGAAACCCGCGCGGGCCTTGCCGCCCTGGACGGGATCCTGACAGTCGAGGGCGTGGACGGCGTCTTTATCGGCCCCTCGGACCTTGCCGCCGACATGGGCTTTCCGGGCCAGTTGGACCACCCCGAGGTGCAGCAGGCGGTCCGCGCCGCGCTCCGGGTGATCGCTGCTTCGGGCAAGGCGCCCGGCATCCTCTGGACCGACGAGGCGAATGCGCGGAACGCCGTGGCCGACGGCGCCCGCTTTGTCGCGACCGCCATCGACGTCACCACCTATGCCACCGCGATCCGCGATGCGGCCGCGCGCGGGCTGGCGCTGAAGCCGTAA
- a CDS encoding peroxidase-related enzyme (This protein belongs to a clade of uncharacterized proteins related to peroxidases such as the alkylhydroperoxidase AhpD.): MTQAISRFDIPNLRSLPPDIQEMIRAVQEKSGFVPNIFLALAHRPAEFRAFFAYHDALMEKDEGLSKAEREMIVVATSGLNRCQYCVVAHGAILRIRARDPMIADKVAINWRKAGLSERHYAMLYYAELVATDADNITQDDYEDMIEAGFTPDEIWDIGAITAFFGMSNRLVNMADIPPNDEFFLLGRLPKQG, encoded by the coding sequence ATGACCCAAGCCATCAGCCGCTTCGACATTCCCAACCTGCGCAGCCTTCCGCCCGACATTCAGGAGATGATCCGCGCCGTGCAGGAGAAGTCGGGCTTCGTGCCCAACATCTTCCTTGCGCTGGCCCATCGCCCGGCCGAGTTCCGCGCCTTCTTCGCCTATCACGACGCGCTGATGGAAAAGGACGAGGGGCTGTCGAAGGCCGAGCGCGAGATGATCGTGGTTGCCACCTCGGGGCTGAACCGCTGCCAGTATTGCGTGGTGGCCCATGGGGCGATCCTGCGCATCCGGGCGCGTGACCCGATGATCGCGGACAAGGTTGCGATCAACTGGCGCAAGGCGGGCCTGAGCGAGCGGCACTATGCCATGCTGTATTACGCTGAACTTGTGGCGACGGATGCCGACAATATCACCCAGGACGATTACGAGGACATGATCGAGGCGGGCTTCACCCCCGACGAGATCTGGGACATCGGCGCGATCACCGCCTTCTTCGGGATGTCGAACCGGCTGGTGAACATGGCCGACATCCCCCCGAACGACGAGTTCTTCCTGCTGGGGCGGCTGCCGAAGCAGGGCTGA
- the ffh gene encoding signal recognition particle protein: MFESLSDRLGGVFDRLTRQGALSEDDVTAAMREVRQALLDADVSLPVVRSFVRAVTQKATGANVTKSVSPGQQVVKIVHDELIRTLQGEDAPETLKIDVPPAPILMVGLQGSGKTTTTAKLAKRLKDREKKRVLMASLDTNRPAAMEQLAILGSQVGVDTLPIIKGENAVQIAKRAKQQATLGGYDVYMLDTAGRLHIDDVLMDEVQAVRDVANPRETLLVVDGLTGQDAVNVATEFDAKLGVSGVVLTRMDGDGRGGAALSMRQITGKPIRFVGVGEKMDALESFDAERVAGRILGMGDIVALVEKAQQVLEVEQAERMMKRFAKGLFNMNDLRNQLEQMQKMGGMQSIMGMMPGMGKMAKQAETAGIDDTMLRRQVALINSMTKKERANPDLLQASRKKRIAAGAGMEVAELNKLLKMQRQMADTMKKVSKMGKGAMMKQAMRAMSGKGGGLPDLGDVDPAKMAEATKMLQDQKGLGGQLGGMNLPGGLSGLFGKK, encoded by the coding sequence ATGTTCGAGAGCCTGTCAGACCGCCTCGGCGGAGTCTTCGACCGCCTGACCAGGCAGGGCGCGCTGTCCGAGGATGACGTCACCGCCGCCATGCGCGAGGTACGCCAGGCGCTGCTGGACGCCGACGTCTCGCTGCCGGTGGTGCGCAGCTTCGTCCGCGCTGTCACGCAGAAGGCCACGGGCGCCAATGTCACCAAGTCGGTCAGCCCCGGCCAGCAGGTCGTCAAGATCGTCCATGACGAGCTGATCCGCACCCTGCAGGGCGAGGATGCGCCCGAGACGCTGAAGATCGACGTGCCCCCTGCGCCGATCCTGATGGTCGGCTTGCAGGGGTCCGGCAAGACCACCACCACTGCCAAGCTGGCGAAACGGCTCAAGGACCGCGAGAAGAAGCGCGTCCTGATGGCTTCGCTGGACACCAACCGACCCGCGGCGATGGAGCAGTTGGCGATCCTCGGCAGCCAGGTCGGCGTCGATACCCTGCCGATCATCAAGGGCGAGAACGCGGTCCAGATCGCCAAGCGCGCGAAACAGCAGGCGACGCTGGGCGGCTATGACGTCTACATGCTCGACACCGCGGGCCGCCTGCACATCGACGACGTGCTGATGGACGAGGTGCAGGCCGTCCGCGACGTGGCGAACCCGCGCGAGACGCTGCTGGTCGTCGATGGCCTGACCGGCCAGGACGCCGTGAACGTCGCGACCGAGTTCGACGCCAAGCTCGGCGTCTCGGGCGTGGTCCTGACCCGGATGGACGGCGACGGGCGCGGCGGTGCTGCGCTGTCGATGCGCCAGATCACCGGCAAGCCCATCCGCTTCGTCGGCGTCGGCGAAAAGATGGACGCGCTGGAAAGCTTCGACGCGGAACGTGTCGCGGGCCGCATCCTCGGCATGGGCGACATCGTGGCCCTGGTCGAGAAGGCCCAGCAGGTGCTGGAGGTCGAGCAGGCAGAGCGCATGATGAAGCGCTTTGCCAAGGGCCTGTTCAACATGAACGACCTGAGGAACCAGCTTGAGCAGATGCAGAAGATGGGCGGGATGCAGTCCATCATGGGCATGATGCCGGGCATGGGGAAGATGGCGAAGCAGGCCGAAACCGCGGGCATCGACGACACCATGCTGCGCCGCCAGGTCGCGCTGATCAATTCGATGACCAAGAAGGAACGCGCCAACCCCGATCTGCTGCAGGCCAGCCGCAAGAAGCGGATCGCCGCGGGCGCGGGGATGGAGGTGGCGGAACTGAACAAGCTGCTGAAGATGCAGCGCCAGATGGCCGACACGATGAAGAAGGTCAGCAAGATGGGCAAGGGCGCGATGATGAAGCAGGCCATGCGCGCCATGTCCGGCAAGGGCGGCGGGCTGCCCGATCTGGGCGACGTCGATCCGGCCAAGATGGCCGAGGCCACGAAGATGCTGCAGGACCAGAAGGGCCTTGGCGGCCAGTTGGGCGGGATGAACCTGCCCGGCGGGCTTTCGGGGCTGTTCGGCAAGAAATGA
- a CDS encoding chorismate mutase, which translates to MTDLSARAAELLADHRASIDRLDAVLVFTLAERFKHTQSVGRLKAQHDLPPSDPAREAAQIARLERLAAEADLDPAFARKFLNFVISEVIRHHEQFQK; encoded by the coding sequence ATGACCGACCTTTCCGCCCGCGCCGCCGAGCTGCTGGCCGACCATCGCGCCAGCATCGACCGGCTGGACGCCGTGCTGGTCTTCACCCTGGCCGAGCGGTTCAAGCACACCCAGTCCGTCGGGCGGCTGAAGGCGCAGCACGACCTGCCGCCCTCGGACCCCGCGCGCGAGGCCGCCCAGATCGCCCGGCTCGAACGGCTGGCGGCCGAGGCGGATCTGGACCCCGCCTTCGCCCGCAAGTTCCTCAATTTCGTGATCTCGGAGGTCATCCGGCATCACGAGCAGTTCCAGAAATAA
- the rpsP gene encoding 30S ribosomal protein S16, translating into MAMKIRLARGGSKKRPHYAIVATDSRMPRDGRFLEKLGTYNPLLPKDSEDRIKMDVERVQHWLSQGAQPTDRVARFLEAAGVKEKTERANLKKGEPGKAAKDRAEKRAAREAAAAEAANAPAATDETALDASESTSGTESP; encoded by the coding sequence ATGGCCATGAAGATCCGGCTCGCCCGCGGCGGGTCCAAGAAGCGTCCCCATTATGCCATCGTCGCCACCGACTCGCGCATGCCGCGCGACGGCCGCTTCCTGGAGAAGCTGGGCACCTACAACCCGCTGCTGCCCAAGGATTCGGAAGACCGGATCAAGATGGATGTCGAGCGCGTGCAGCACTGGCTGTCCCAGGGCGCCCAGCCGACCGACCGCGTGGCCCGCTTCCTGGAAGCCGCCGGCGTGAAGGAAAAGACCGAGCGCGCCAACCTCAAGAAGGGCGAGCCGGGCAAGGCCGCCAAGGACCGCGCCGAGAAGCGCGCCGCCCGCGAAGCCGCCGCCGCCGAGGCTGCAAATGCGCCCGCCGCGACCGACGAGACCGCGCTGGACGCCTCGGAATCGACCAGCGGCACCGAGTCGCCCTGA
- the rimM gene encoding ribosome maturation factor RimM (Essential for efficient processing of 16S rRNA), translating into MAEPSNRICVGAIAGAFGVRGEVRLKSFCTVAEDIATYGELTSEDGGRRFTVKLTRPVNGGLGARLSGVETKEQADALKGVTLWADRAALPSLPDDEFYHADLIGLEVMDTGGASLGRVRAIYDHGAGDILEVYGPSGVLLIPFTQAAVPTVDLAARRIVADPPGSDE; encoded by the coding sequence ATGGCTGAACCGTCCAACCGCATCTGCGTCGGCGCCATCGCCGGCGCCTTCGGCGTGCGCGGCGAGGTGCGGCTGAAAAGCTTCTGCACTGTCGCCGAGGACATCGCCACCTATGGCGAATTGACCAGCGAGGACGGCGGGCGCCGCTTCACGGTCAAGCTGACCCGGCCTGTCAATGGCGGGCTGGGCGCGCGTCTGTCAGGGGTGGAAACCAAGGAGCAGGCCGACGCGCTGAAGGGCGTGACGCTCTGGGCTGACCGCGCGGCGCTGCCCTCGCTGCCGGACGACGAGTTCTACCACGCCGACCTGATCGGGCTGGAGGTGATGGACACGGGCGGCGCGAGCCTCGGCCGCGTCCGCGCCATCTACGACCACGGTGCGGGCGACATCCTTGAGGTTTACGGCCCCTCGGGCGTGCTGCTGATTCCATTCACGCAAGCGGCGGTGCCGACCGTCGATCTGGCCGCAAGGCGCATTGTCGCGGACCCGCCGGGTTCGGATGAATAG
- the trmD gene encoding tRNA (guanosine(37)-N1)-methyltransferase TrmD, with the protein MAEPPSRSHGRVAVRPSLRPRDLMAPPELAGAWTAQVITLFPEAFPGTLGLSLTGRALTEGLWSLRTIQLRDHGIGRHRNVDDTPAGGGAGMVIRADVMAAALREARAAAPDLPVVYLSPRGRPLTQAIARRLAQGPGVTLICGRFEGVDQRVLDAFDVTEISIGDYVLTGGEIAAQVLIDATIRLIPRVLGNQESLAEESFSHGLLEHPQYTKPAEWEARAIPDVLLSGNHAAISRWRQDEAERLTKQRRPDLWRAYRDGMDPDQRTQLSGASDQSRDHREP; encoded by the coding sequence ATGGCTGAGCCACCCTCCCGCTCCCACGGCCGGGTCGCGGTGCGCCCCTCGCTGCGGCCGCGCGACCTGATGGCGCCGCCCGAACTCGCGGGCGCCTGGACCGCGCAGGTCATCACCCTGTTCCCCGAGGCCTTCCCCGGCACGCTGGGCCTGTCGCTGACCGGCCGCGCGCTGACCGAGGGCTTGTGGTCGCTGCGCACGATCCAGTTGCGCGACCATGGCATCGGGCGGCACCGCAACGTGGACGACACGCCGGCGGGCGGCGGCGCAGGCATGGTCATTCGCGCCGATGTCATGGCCGCCGCGCTGCGCGAGGCCAGGGCCGCCGCTCCTGATCTGCCGGTGGTCTATCTTTCCCCCCGAGGCCGCCCGCTGACCCAGGCTATCGCTCGCCGTCTGGCGCAAGGCCCCGGCGTCACCCTCATCTGCGGGCGCTTCGAGGGCGTGGACCAGCGCGTTCTGGACGCCTTCGACGTCACGGAAATCAGCATCGGCGATTACGTCCTGACCGGCGGAGAGATCGCCGCTCAGGTCTTGATCGACGCGACGATCCGCCTTATACCCCGCGTGCTGGGGAATCAGGAATCTCTGGCCGAGGAGTCCTTTTCCCACGGCCTGCTTGAGCATCCGCAGTATACGAAGCCCGCCGAATGGGAAGCCCGTGCGATTCCAGATGTTCTTCTGTCGGGAAATCACGCGGCAATTTCGCGTTGGCGGCAGGACGAGGCCGAAAGGCTGACAAAGCAACGCCGCCCCGACCTGTGGCGGGCATACCGTGACGGTATGGACCCGGACCAAAGGACGCAGCTCTCGGGCGCATCAGACCAATCGCGGGACCACCGCGAGCCATGA
- the rplS gene encoding 50S ribosomal protein L19, with the protein MNLIAQLEAEQIAALAKTIPDFKAGDTVRVGYKVTEGTRTRVQMYEGVCISRRGGDTLAASFTVRKISFGEGVERVFPLYSTNVDSIEVVRRGRVRRAKLYYLRDRRGKSARIAEVSNYKPKAAKADANQNV; encoded by the coding sequence ATGAACCTGATCGCCCAACTGGAAGCCGAGCAGATCGCCGCTCTGGCCAAGACCATTCCCGACTTCAAGGCCGGCGACACCGTCCGCGTCGGCTACAAGGTGACGGAAGGCACCCGCACCCGCGTGCAGATGTACGAAGGCGTCTGCATCAGCCGCAGGGGCGGCGACACGCTGGCCGCGTCCTTCACCGTCCGCAAGATCTCCTTCGGCGAGGGCGTCGAGCGCGTCTTCCCGCTGTATTCGACCAACGTCGATTCGATCGAGGTCGTGCGCCGTGGCCGCGTCCGCCGCGCCAAGCTGTATTACCTGCGCGATCGCCGCGGCAAATCCGCCCGCATCGCCGAAGTCTCCAACTACAAGCCGAAGGCCGCCAAGGCCGACGCCAACCAGAACGTCTGA
- the rpmE gene encoding 50S ribosomal protein L31, whose protein sequence is MKADTHPEYHMITVKMTDGTTYQTRSTWGKEGDTMSLDIDPTSHPAWTGGSAKLMDTGGRVSRFKNKYAGLGF, encoded by the coding sequence ATGAAAGCCGATACCCATCCCGAATACCACATGATCACCGTCAAGATGACGGATGGCACGACCTACCAGACCCGTTCCACCTGGGGGAAAGAGGGCGACACGATGTCCCTGGACATCGACCCGACCTCGCATCCCGCGTGGACCGGCGGCTCGGCCAAGCTGATGGACACCGGGGGGCGCGTGTCCCGGTTCAAGAACAAATACGCCGGCCTGGGCTTCTGA
- a CDS encoding division plane positioning ATPase MipZ produces MAHIIVVGNEKGGSGKSTTSMHVATALARMGHRVGALDLDVRQRSFARYLENRRAFVEGEGLDLPGPMLGELSRDEGTDPLSPAVAALDAEHDFIVIDCPGSHTKLSQMAHTLADTLVTPMNDSFIDFDLLARISPQGEVLGPSIYAEMVWSARQLRGQAGAGAIDWVVLRNRLGTTEMHNKRKVGEALTRLSRRIGFRVAAGFAERVIFRELFPRGLTLLDLRDVGTQALSMSNIAARQELRDLLTELRLPGVKVNI; encoded by the coding sequence GTGGCGCATATCATCGTCGTAGGCAACGAGAAGGGCGGTTCGGGCAAGTCCACGACCTCGATGCATGTCGCAACCGCGCTGGCGCGGATGGGGCATCGGGTCGGCGCGCTGGATCTTGACGTTCGCCAGCGCAGCTTCGCCCGCTATCTGGAAAACCGCAGGGCCTTTGTCGAAGGCGAGGGGTTGGACCTGCCCGGCCCTATGCTGGGCGAGTTGTCGCGCGACGAGGGCACGGACCCGCTCTCCCCGGCCGTGGCCGCTCTGGACGCCGAGCATGATTTCATCGTGATCGACTGCCCCGGCTCGCATACGAAGCTGAGCCAGATGGCGCATACGCTGGCCGACACGCTGGTCACGCCGATGAACGACAGCTTCATCGACTTCGATCTGCTGGCCCGCATCTCGCCGCAGGGCGAGGTGCTGGGACCGTCGATCTATGCCGAGATGGTCTGGTCCGCGCGCCAGTTGCGCGGGCAGGCGGGGGCGGGGGCGATCGACTGGGTGGTGCTGCGCAACCGCCTCGGCACCACGGAAATGCACAACAAGCGCAAGGTCGGCGAGGCGCTGACCCGGCTGTCGCGCCGCATCGGCTTCCGCGTCGCCGCGGGTTTTGCCGAGCGGGTGATTTTCCGCGAACTGTTCCCGCGCGGGCTGACACTGCTGGATCTGCGCGACGTCGGAACCCAAGCCCTGTCGATGTCGAACATCGCCGCCAGGCAGGAACTGCGCGACCTGCTGACGGAACTGCGGCTGCCCGGCGTCAAGGTCAACATCTAG
- a CDS encoding efflux RND transporter periplasmic adaptor subunit, whose product MRRLSLIAALFLLAPAAALPMGGAPPEQPAAGQVQAALPTVTIAAAAPAEVQRRVPLSGTLVARAQVQVYPQVEGLEIVALGAEPGDRVEAGQELVRLSDTTLRAQLAQADAELQRAVASVAQAQSQISSAEAALTQAVTALERAQSLRQSGSGTQASLDQAVVAEASARAAAASVREGLAVAQAVEAQARAAREIAQLNLDRTRITSPVEGRVASRNAELGTIASAAAGPMFILIADGSIEFQGEVIETDLPLLQPGQPVELEVAGVGRVEGRVRQLPAAVDATTRLGLVRVGLDYDDRLLTGLFASGDIITERREAVTVPASAILADASGERVQVVTDGTVETRAIDAGLLWQDRREIRAGVAAGETVIARAGAFFTTGDRVNVTTDSLDAPPSVALAVAVAPDAEAGTAAPAGAQP is encoded by the coding sequence ATGCGGCGCCTTTCCCTTATCGCAGCCCTGTTCCTGCTGGCTCCTGCCGCAGCCTTGCCGATGGGGGGCGCGCCGCCCGAACAGCCCGCTGCGGGCCAGGTGCAGGCTGCATTGCCGACGGTGACGATCGCGGCGGCGGCCCCGGCCGAGGTGCAGCGCCGGGTGCCGCTGTCCGGCACCCTGGTCGCGCGGGCGCAGGTGCAGGTCTATCCGCAGGTCGAGGGGCTGGAAATCGTCGCGCTCGGCGCCGAGCCGGGCGACCGGGTCGAGGCCGGGCAGGAACTCGTTCGGCTGTCCGACACTACCCTGCGGGCGCAACTGGCGCAGGCCGACGCCGAATTGCAGCGGGCGGTGGCCAGCGTCGCCCAAGCGCAAAGCCAGATTTCCTCGGCCGAGGCGGCGCTGACGCAGGCGGTGACTGCGCTGGAACGCGCGCAATCGCTGCGGCAAAGCGGCAGCGGCACGCAGGCCTCTCTGGATCAGGCAGTGGTGGCGGAAGCTTCGGCCCGCGCGGCGGCGGCGAGCGTCCGCGAAGGTCTGGCCGTTGCGCAGGCGGTCGAGGCGCAGGCGCGGGCTGCGCGCGAGATCGCACAGTTGAACCTGGACCGCACCCGCATCACCTCGCCCGTCGAGGGCCGGGTGGCCAGCCGCAACGCCGAACTGGGCACCATCGCCTCGGCGGCGGCGGGGCCGATGTTCATCCTGATCGCGGATGGCTCGATCGAGTTTCAGGGCGAGGTGATCGAAACCGACCTGCCCTTGCTGCAACCCGGCCAGCCGGTCGAGCTTGAGGTCGCGGGCGTGGGCCGCGTCGAGGGCCGGGTGCGCCAGTTGCCGGCAGCGGTCGATGCGACAACGCGGCTGGGCCTTGTCCGGGTGGGGCTGGATTATGACGACCGGCTGCTGACCGGCCTTTTCGCCAGCGGCGACATCATCACCGAACGGCGCGAGGCGGTGACGGTGCCTGCCTCGGCCATCCTTGCCGATGCCTCGGGCGAGCGGGTTCAGGTCGTCACCGACGGGACCGTGGAAACCCGCGCCATCGACGCGGGCCTTCTGTGGCAGGACAGGCGCGAGATCCGCGCGGGCGTTGCGGCCGGCGAAACGGTGATCGCCCGCGCAGGCGCCTTCTTCACCACCGGCGACCGGGTGAATGTCACGACCGACAGTCTCGATGCGCCGCCCAGCGTGGCGCTGGCCGTGGCCGTCGCACCTGACGCCGAGGCAGGAACGGCGGCGCCCGCGGGGGCGCAGCCATGA